A genomic window from Engraulis encrasicolus isolate BLACKSEA-1 chromosome 14, IST_EnEncr_1.0, whole genome shotgun sequence includes:
- the ddi2 gene encoding protein DDI1 homolog 2 isoform X3 gives MLLTVFCEPRDSSETTFALDVSPDLELRDFVALCELESGIPAAEIQITYAEQPLRDLTRSLGTYGLKDGDVVVLRQASRRPPAQPSFPGLPRIDFSSIAVPGTSGGSRQSAQPARTTRSTAQQPAAPAAAPVPSPAPAASPTAARPATSPQGLEDPALLRDMLLANPHELSLLKERNPPLADALLSGDLERFTKVLQEQQQDRARREQERIRLLTADPFDLDAQAKIEEDIRQHNIEENMTIAMEEAPESFGQVVMLYINCKVNGYPVKAFVDSGAQMTIMSQACAERCNIMRLVDRRWAGIAKGVGTQKIIGRVHLAQVQIEGDFLPCSFSILEDQPMDMLLGLDMLKRHQCAIDLKKSMLLIGTTGSETRFLPEGELPECARLAYGPENREDAQPEEIADRELAEAIQRSVQESAGQH, from the exons ATGCTTTTGACCGTATTTTGCGAACCGAGAGACAGCTCGGAAACAACTTTTGCCCTCGACGTTTCTCCAGATCTTGAACTAAGAGACTTTGTGGCTCTCTGTGAATTAGAATCGGGAATACCGGCTGCGGAGATTCAG ATCACCTATGCAGAGCAGCCCCTAAGAGACCTCACCCGCTCCTTGGGGACGTATGGCCTGAAGGATGGGGACGTGGTGGTTCTCAGACAGGCCTCCAGGAGACCTCCAGCACAGCCCTCCTTCCCCG GTCTCCCTCGGATCGACTTCAGCAGCATAGCAGTCCCTGGCACGTCTGGTGGCAGCAGACAGTCAGCCCAGCCGGCGCGCACCACACGCAGCACCGCCCAGCAGCCTGCAGCCCCTGCCGCTGCCCCTGTCCCTTCCCCAGCCCCGGCTGCCTCCCCTACGGCCGCCCGGCCGGCCACCTCGCCCCAGGGCCTGGAGGATCCCGCGCTACTTAGAGACATGCTGCTGGCAAACCCACACGAGCTCTCCCTGCTCAAGGAGAGGAACCCGCCTCTGGCTGACGCCTTGCTCAGTGGGGACCTGG AGCGCTTCACCAAGGTgctgcaggagcagcagcaagACAGGGCCCGCAGGGAGCAGGAGCGGATCCGACTGCTCACGGCCGACCCCTTTGACCTGGATGCTCAGGCCAAAATAGAGGAGGATATCAG aCAGCACAACATTGAGGAGAATATGACGATCGCTATGGAGGAAGCCCCTGAGAGCTTTGGCCAGGTGGTCATGCTCTACATCAACTGCAAAGTCAACGGATATCCTGTAAAGGCCTTTGTGGATTCAG GTGCCCAGATGACCATCATGAGCCAGGCGTGTGCGGAGCGCTGCAACATCATGCGGCTGGTGGACCGGCGCTGGGCCGGCATTGCCAAGGGGGTGGGCACCCAGAAGATCATTGGCAGAGTGCACTTGG CTCAGGTGCAGATTGAAGGAGATTTCCTGCCCTGTTCCTTCTCCATCCTGGAGGACCAGCCCATGGACATGTTACTCGGACTGGACATGCTGAAGAGGCATCAG TGTGCTATCGACCTGAAGAAGAGCATGCTCTTGATCGGCACCACGGGCTCTGAGACTCGCTTCCTGCCCGAGGGAGAGCTGCCAGAGTGTGCCCGCCTGGCATACGGCCCAGAGAACCGTGAGGACGCCCAGCCAGAGGAGATCGCCGACCGGGAACTGGCCGAGGCCATCCAGAGATCAGTGCAGGAGAGCG CAGGACAGCACTGA
- the ddi2 gene encoding protein DDI1 homolog 2 isoform X4 produces MLLTVFCEPRDSSETTFALDVSPDLELRDFVALCELESGIPAAEIQITYAEQPLRDLTRSLGTYGLKDGDVVVLRQASRRPPAQPSFPGLPRIDFSSIAVPGTSGGSRQSAQPARTTRSTAQQPAAPAAAPVPSPAPAASPTAARPATSPQGLEDPALLRDMLLANPHELSLLKERNPPLADALLSGDLERFTKVLQEQQQDRARREQERIRLLTADPFDLDAQAKIEEDIRQHNIEENMTIAMEEAPESFGQVVMLYINCKVNGYPVKAFVDSGAQMTIMSQACAERCNIMRLVDRRWAGIAKGVGTQKIIGRVHLAQVQIEGDFLPCSFSILEDQPMDMLLGLDMLKRHQCAIDLKKSMLLIGTTGSETRFLPEGELPECARLAYGPENREDAQPEEIADRELAEAIQRSVQESGQH; encoded by the exons ATGCTTTTGACCGTATTTTGCGAACCGAGAGACAGCTCGGAAACAACTTTTGCCCTCGACGTTTCTCCAGATCTTGAACTAAGAGACTTTGTGGCTCTCTGTGAATTAGAATCGGGAATACCGGCTGCGGAGATTCAG ATCACCTATGCAGAGCAGCCCCTAAGAGACCTCACCCGCTCCTTGGGGACGTATGGCCTGAAGGATGGGGACGTGGTGGTTCTCAGACAGGCCTCCAGGAGACCTCCAGCACAGCCCTCCTTCCCCG GTCTCCCTCGGATCGACTTCAGCAGCATAGCAGTCCCTGGCACGTCTGGTGGCAGCAGACAGTCAGCCCAGCCGGCGCGCACCACACGCAGCACCGCCCAGCAGCCTGCAGCCCCTGCCGCTGCCCCTGTCCCTTCCCCAGCCCCGGCTGCCTCCCCTACGGCCGCCCGGCCGGCCACCTCGCCCCAGGGCCTGGAGGATCCCGCGCTACTTAGAGACATGCTGCTGGCAAACCCACACGAGCTCTCCCTGCTCAAGGAGAGGAACCCGCCTCTGGCTGACGCCTTGCTCAGTGGGGACCTGG AGCGCTTCACCAAGGTgctgcaggagcagcagcaagACAGGGCCCGCAGGGAGCAGGAGCGGATCCGACTGCTCACGGCCGACCCCTTTGACCTGGATGCTCAGGCCAAAATAGAGGAGGATATCAG aCAGCACAACATTGAGGAGAATATGACGATCGCTATGGAGGAAGCCCCTGAGAGCTTTGGCCAGGTGGTCATGCTCTACATCAACTGCAAAGTCAACGGATATCCTGTAAAGGCCTTTGTGGATTCAG GTGCCCAGATGACCATCATGAGCCAGGCGTGTGCGGAGCGCTGCAACATCATGCGGCTGGTGGACCGGCGCTGGGCCGGCATTGCCAAGGGGGTGGGCACCCAGAAGATCATTGGCAGAGTGCACTTGG CTCAGGTGCAGATTGAAGGAGATTTCCTGCCCTGTTCCTTCTCCATCCTGGAGGACCAGCCCATGGACATGTTACTCGGACTGGACATGCTGAAGAGGCATCAG TGTGCTATCGACCTGAAGAAGAGCATGCTCTTGATCGGCACCACGGGCTCTGAGACTCGCTTCCTGCCCGAGGGAGAGCTGCCAGAGTGTGCCCGCCTGGCATACGGCCCAGAGAACCGTGAGGACGCCCAGCCAGAGGAGATCGCCGACCGGGAACTGGCCGAGGCCATCCAGAGATCAGTGCAGGAGAGCG GACAGCACTGA